The Methylomonas sp. UP202 DNA window GTTCGCCGACCAGGCACCAGTCCATGGTTTCGCCGCGGCCTTGCAGAGCTTCGACGACCTTGACAACGCCGTCGGTGGCCGGCCCCTCTTCGTCGCTGGTCATCAACAGCGCGATCGAGCCGCGATGCTCGGGGTGTTCGGCGATAAAACCTTCGACGGCGGTGACGAAGGCGGCGATGCTGCCCTTCATGTCGGCGCTGCCGCGACCGTAAAGTTTGCCGTCGCGTAGCGTCGGCTCGAACGGCGGACTGTCCCACTTCTCCAGCGGGCCGGGCGGCACCACGTCGGTGTGGCCGAGGAACACTAGTAGCGGTGCCTGGGTGCCTTTACGCAGCCACAAATTTTGGGTGTCGCCGAAATTCAGACGCTCGTCCTTAAAGCCCAGCGGAGCTAGGCGTTCGGCCAAGACGTCCTGGCAACCGGCATCGGCGGGCGTCACCGAGGCTCGGCGAATCAACGCCTGCAGCAAAGTCAGGGTTTCGCTCATGATGCGCTTGGATAACGATCGGCGGCGAAGCCGACGATCAATTGTTGCCCGTCGTCGAGTATCGGCCGCTTGATTAGCGTCGGCAATTCCAGCATCAGCGCCACGGCCTTGGTTTCGTCCAGATCGGCTTTTTGCGCGTCGCTCAACGAGCGCCAGCTGGTGCTGCGCTGATTCAACACCGTGTTCCAGCCGGCGTCGGCGACAAAGCGTCGCAGCATGACTTCATCCAAGCCGTCAACTCGGAAATCGTGGAAGCGGTAATTCACGCCGCGTCCGTCCAGACAGGCGCGCGCCTTCTTGACGGTATCGCAGTTTTTGATTCCGTAAAGCACGAGCATGGCTGTCAGGCGTCTCCGGCCAGCAATTCTTCCAGGCTAGGCAGGGTCTCGTCGGCCTTGGCCCGAGCTTTGTAGACGTCGACGAATTCCATGAAGGCTTGTTCGAGGTCGTCGAGAACTTCTTCCTCGTCGGCGACTTCGTCTTCCGGAATTTCGCCGGAGTCCAGATAGTCTTTTTGAATGGCAATTTCGCCGTTCAGCGACAGCAGGGCGAGGATGAGTGCGTTATTGGAGATGTTTTCGGCCATGGCTAGATTCGAATTGAGTTGATCGGAAAGGAATGTTTGCTGTTGGCGGGACGCTCCGTGCGTCGGGCGAGAATCCTTGAACAGATTGCCGCTAGAGTACCATTTTCCGGGTGGCGGCGCTTGCCCGTTTTTGGAGCCACCCTTCGGAGGTATATCGAAAAAACGCTGCAAATCATGCGAAAATGCCCGGTATAAGGCTGTGGCGCTTGGCCGGCCGGTTAAGGAGTCTCTCGACAGTAGCATGCAAACCCATCCCGGCAGCGAATTTCAGGCAACAAATCAAGGTGTCGAATACATGGCATTAGATTGCGGCGATCAAGCCCGTATCTTGCAATTGCAGCAGGATATTCTGCGGTTGGTGGCCCTGGGTTACGATGCCGTCGAAGTGTGTCGGCAAATTTGTTTGCTGGAAGAGCAGTTGTTGCCCAATGCGGTCGCTTCGGTGATGTTATTGGACGACGAAGGCCAACGTTTGCACGTGTTCGCGGCGCCCAGTGTTCCGGTCGAGGGCGTCGCTCAACTGAACGGTTTGCGACCTGGACCTGGTGCGGGTTCTTGCGGGAACGCGGTATTTCGGCGAGAACCGGTTTTCGTCGAAAATACCCATACCGACCCGCGTTGGGAGGACCTTCGCCAACTGGCCTGCAATTTCAACATCGGTGCCTGTTGGTCGATGCCGATACGAGGCAAGGGCGGTCGGGTGATCGGTTCGTTCGCGCTGTCCAGCTTCGAACATCGCCTGCCTAGCCCGTTCCATCACAAGTTGTTGGAAATCGGCGCTTTCATTGTCGGCATCGTGCTGGAGCAGCGTAGAGCCAACGAACAGCTGCATCTGGCCGGTAAGGTGTTCGAGTACAGTACCGAAGGGATCATGATCACCGATGCCGGCAACCGCATCGTTTCGGTCAACCGAGCATTTACCCGCATTACCGGATACGCGCTCGACCAAGTCAAGGGCAAGAATCCGTCGCTGCTATCGGCTGGACGGCACGGTCCCGCGTTTTACCAAAAAATGTGGCAAAGCTTGGCCGCCAACGGTTATTGGCAAGGCGAAATCTGGAACAAAGCCCGCGACGGCCGGGTTTATCCCGAATGGCTAAGCATTACCGCGATCAACGGCGGAGATGGGAAGCTGGGTCACTATCTGGGCATCTTTTCCGACCTCAGCGACAAGAAACGCAGTGATGAAATCATTTGGCGGCAAGCGAATTACGATGCGTTGACCGGCTTGCCGAACCGCAACCGTTTTTACGACCGTCTGGAACAAGCGATCAAAGCGGCCCTCCACAACGGAGGCCGGTTGGCGTTGCTGTTGATCGATCTGGATCATTTTAAGGAAGTCAACGACACGGTTGGCCATGCCTATGGCGACGCCCTGCTAAAGGCCGCCGGCGAGCGTTTGCAGGCTTGTGCCGGTCAAAATAGCGTATTGGCTCGGTTGGGCGGCGACGAGTTCACGTTGATCTTGCCCGACATTGCCGACAACGTAAGCGTCGAGCAAACCGCGCAAACGTTTTTGGATACATTGGCCGCGCCTTTCGTGCTCGATGGGGCCGCCAGCTATCTGTCCGCCAGTATCGGTATCGCCCTGTTCCCGGACGATGCCGTCGGCATCGACGCTCTGCTTAAATATGCCGATCAGGCCATGTACGCCGCCAAGAACCAGGGGCGCAATGCCTGGCGCTATTTTACGCCAGCCCTGCAAATCGCCGCCGAACATCGTTCCAGGACTTCCAGTGATTTGCGCGAAGCTTTGGCCCGCGGTCAATTCCATTTGGTTTATCAGCCTATTGTCGAGCTAGCGACCGGGCGAATTCGCAAGGCCGAGGCCTTGATTCGTTGGCAACATCCGCAACGCGGGTTCATCAGTCCGGCCGAATTCATTCCACTGGCGGAGGAAACCCGCTTGATCCGGGAGATAGGCGGCTGGGTGTTCGAGCGCGCGGTCGAACAGGTCGCGGCCTGGCAAGCCGCGTATGGCGCCGATTTTCAAATCAGCGTGAACAA harbors:
- a CDS encoding ArsC family reductase; this translates as MLVLYGIKNCDTVKKARACLDGRGVNYRFHDFRVDGLDEVMLRRFVADAGWNTVLNQRSTSWRSLSDAQKADLDETKAVALMLELPTLIKRPILDDGQQLIVGFAADRYPSAS
- a CDS encoding EAL domain-containing protein, translating into MQTHPGSEFQATNQGVEYMALDCGDQARILQLQQDILRLVALGYDAVEVCRQICLLEEQLLPNAVASVMLLDDEGQRLHVFAAPSVPVEGVAQLNGLRPGPGAGSCGNAVFRREPVFVENTHTDPRWEDLRQLACNFNIGACWSMPIRGKGGRVIGSFALSSFEHRLPSPFHHKLLEIGAFIVGIVLEQRRANEQLHLAGKVFEYSTEGIMITDAGNRIVSVNRAFTRITGYALDQVKGKNPSLLSAGRHGPAFYQKMWQSLAANGYWQGEIWNKARDGRVYPEWLSITAINGGDGKLGHYLGIFSDLSDKKRSDEIIWRQANYDALTGLPNRNRFYDRLEQAIKAALHNGGRLALLLIDLDHFKEVNDTVGHAYGDALLKAAGERLQACAGQNSVLARLGGDEFTLILPDIADNVSVEQTAQTFLDTLAAPFVLDGAASYLSASIGIALFPDDAVGIDALLKYADQAMYAAKNQGRNAWRYFTPALQIAAEHRSRTSSDLREALARGQFHLVYQPIVELATGRIRKAEALIRWQHPQRGFISPAEFIPLAEETRLIREIGGWVFERAVEQVAAWQAAYGADFQISVNKSPLQFKGDEDWVGYLVGLGLSGHSIVVEITEGLLLDADEQVSNKLLAFRDAGIQVAIDDFGTGYSSLSYLKKFDIDYLKIDQSFVRNLAPDSSDLVLCEAIVTMAHRLGMQVIAEGVETREQRDLLSAAGCDFAQGYWFAKPLSVADFETMLAKVG